A DNA window from Phragmites australis chromosome 11, lpPhrAust1.1, whole genome shotgun sequence contains the following coding sequences:
- the LOC133883828 gene encoding NAC domain-containing protein 35-like, protein MSGDLEDGHGAAGSAGAAGRGPGNNSEAGDSHDSDLVMPGFRFHPTEEELIGFYLRRKVEGKRFNVDLIADLDLYRFDPWELPAMAVMGGKELFFYVPRDRKYRNGDRPNRVTASGYWKATGADRMIRGENSCPIGLKKTLVFYSGKAPKGVRSSWIMNEYRLPPPAADADPLIHKSEISLCRVYKRSGIDDGQPSSSSHTSSARRTASPTDVPSPTSSTPLSSTQLPSFYLLQGERSSASPPVIMDQVVTAHNGPQLLPPPRPRAYAPLASSTAAVALQPPQDPTVLSSTYSLLNMAAAPMGSSRPVDELSTLVGHSQSAYTNHQAAVGSHFLPLPPPQPMSSQQMTPLGVLPMAAPLASVVDKLSWDWKPVPDTTARDYSASDFKYM, encoded by the exons ATGAGCGGGGACCTCGAGGACGGGCACGGCGCCGCCGGCAGCGCTGGTGCGGCAGGGAGAGGGCCGGGGAACAATAGCGAGGCGGGGGACTCGCACGACAGCGACCTGGTGATGCCGGGGTTCCGGTTCCACCCGACGGAGGAGGAGCTGATCGGGTTCTACCTCCGGCGCAAGGTCGAGGGCAAGCGCTTCAACGTCGACCTCATCGCCGACCTCGACCTCTACCGCTTCGACCCATGGGAGCTCCCCG CAATGGCGGTGATGGGCGGGAAGGAGTTGTTCTTCTACGTGCCGAGGGACCGCAAGTACCGGAACGGTGACCGGCCGAACAGGGTGACGGCGTCAGGGTACTGGAAGGCCACGGGCGCCGACCGTATGATCCGCGGCGAGAACAGCTGCCCCATCGGGCTCAAGAAGACGCTCGTATTTTACTCCGGCAAGGCCCCCAAGGGCGTCCGCAGCAGCTGGATCATGAACGAGTACCGCCTCCCCCcgcccgccgccgacgccgacccCTTGATCCACAAG TCCGAGATCTCGCTCTGCCGCGTCTACAAGCGCTCCGGCATCGACGACGGCCAGCCTTCATCCAGCAGTCACACTTCCTCGGCGCGGCGGACCGCCTCCCCCACCGACGTGCCATCGCCGACTTCGTCCACACCACTGTCAAGTACGCAGCTGCCCAGCTTCTACCTGCTCCAAGGCGAGCGCTCGTCGGCGTCACCGCCGGTCATCATGGACCAAGTGGTCACCGCGCACAATGGGCCGCAGCTTCTGCCTCCCCCAAGGCCACGGGCTTACGCGCCTTTGGCGAGCTCAACAGCGGCCGTTGCCCTGCAACCGCCACAGGACCCGACCGTCCTCTCCTCCACGTACTCGCTGCTCAATATGGCGGCCGCGCCTATGGGCAGCTCCAGGCCTGTCGACGAGCTGAGCACGCTGGTTGGTCACAGCCAGAGCGCCTACACTAACCACCAGGCCGCTGTCGGCAGCCACTTCCTCCCCTTGCCGCCACCGCAACCAATGTCGTCCCAACAGATGACGCCGCTTGGTGTGCTGCCAATGGCGGCGCCGCTGGCCTCCGTCGTTGACAAGCTCAGCTGGGACTGGAAACCCGTCCCCGACACGACGGCTAGGGATTACAGTGCTTCTGATTTTAAGTACATGTGA